The Flavobacterium faecale genomic sequence GTTTACATCCGTTACTGTATCATCTGTACTATTGTCTTGGTCATAATAAAAAGTTCTCACTCCCCATAATAAACTCAACTGAGTAAGGATTCTTCTGTTTGGTGTAAAAACCAAGATATGAGCATTTGGTCTCCAAGCCGAAACTTGAAATGCAGTGTATCCTGAATTTGTCATAGTACAAATTGCTTTAGCTCCAATTGTGTTGGCGATCAAAGCTGCTTGACGACAAATTGTTTTAGTGATAAAACGTTTCGTTCTAATTTGAGGTGTATTTTGAGGCACTTGAATAAGCGGAGAATTCTCTACAGCTTCAAGAATTTGTGTCATTTTTTGAATAACTTGTACTGGGTAGTTACCAGCAGCAGTTTCTCCAGAAAGCATTACAGCATCAGCACCATCCATTACAGAGTTAGCAACGTCATTTACTTCAGCTCTTGTTGGAGTTAAGCTAGTAATCATCGTTTCCATCATTTGTGTTGCAACAATTACAGGAATACGAGCCATTTTTGCTCTACGAATCAAGTCTTTTTGTACCAATGGAACTTCGTGTGCAGGTAATTCAACACCTAGATCTCCACGCGCCACCATTAAGGCATCACAATAAGCTACAATTTTGTCCATGTTTTCAAGTGCTTCTGGCATCTCGATTTTGGCAATAATTGGAATTTTAACGTCTGAATGCTCAGCAATTAAATCTTGTAAGTCTTTTAAATCTTGTGGTGTTTTTACAAATGAAAGAGCAATCCAGTCTACTTTTTGTCCAATAGCAAAAATAGCATCAGCAATATCTTTCTCTGTCAATGCAGGAAGTGAAATTTTTGTATTAGGAAGGTTAACTCCTTTTTTAGATTTCAATTCACCACCTTGTATAACTCTTGCAACAACTTCTGTTTTCTTATCTGTCGAAACGATTTCGAAAATTAACTTACCGTCATCCAGTAATATTCTTTCTCCTTGATTTACATCATTTGGAAAGTTTTTGTACTTCATGAAAACGCGTTCAGCAGTACCAATAACTTCTTCGGCAGTAGTAAAAGTGATTAAATCACCATCATTTACAACAACACCATCTTCCATGATTCCCACACGAAGTTTTGGTCCTTGTAAATCTCCTAAAATTGCAGTTGAATAACCAAATTCTTCATTAAGACTTCTAATGATATTTATTTTCTCTTTCACACCTTCATAGTCTGCATGAGAAAAATTAATTCTGAAGACATTTACTCCAGCATCAATCATATCCTTGATGATCTCTCTTGTACTTGTTGCTGGCCCAAGGGTAGCTACAATTTTGGTTTTTTTGTTTGTACTCATTGTTGTTAGAAAATTAAATTGTTTTTTGATTTAATTTGATTCGTGTCCACGGCATAAGCAGTTTCTATCTCCTCAATTGTATTTAGTTTTTGTTTTATATTTTCGACAGTCAAACTATCGTTCAAGTTTTCAATTTTTAAAAAATAATCTGCTTTTTTAAATTCAGGTAGCAAATAAACCTTAGTAGCAACTTCCATCGTCATCTCTGAAAATAGATCTGGTGATACATGTTGGTTTTCATGAATGACCTCATTTACATTTTGAATCAGATTCCATACCACTTCATTTTCATCATCATGGTAATAAAACCTGCAAAAATAAGTGTCCCCAGATTTACTGTGTATTTGAACATCTTCACTGCACATACTTAAATTGATGGGCAGTCTTTGATTAATAAAATACGCTAGTCTGTAATTTTCTAAAGACGTTCGAATAGCAATCAAGCAATAATCTATTTCGTCAAATTCACCAATATTTAATTTATGAATAGCCATAGTGATTTCAAATCAAGATGTAAATATAACATTTCTATCTAAGTAAAAGGACTAGCCTAGGTATCATTTTACAAAATTAGGAGCGCAAACGTTGTAGTTTTAGTGCTTTATTCCTACTTTTTATCCATTTGAGATTGAAACGCGAAGTAAGCGCGTTGCGATGCTTTTTCTTCAGCCTTCTTTTTTGAGGTTGCTCTTGCTTTTGCAATTACTTTATCGTCAATACTCAATTTTACACCAAACAGTCGCTGACCATCAATAGCATTATCTTCGAAAATGTCATAGTGGAAAATTCGTTTTTCTTTTTGACACCATTCGATTACTAAGCTTTTATAACTAATCACTTTGCCTTCTAATCTCGAAATATCTACGTAAGGTTCAACCACTCTTTTTTGAATGAATTTCTCGCAGTATTCATATCCTCTGTCGAGGTAGATAGCTCCAACAAGAGATTCAAATATATTTCCGTGTATGTTTTCTCCAAAATGATTTACGGGCACTTTGCTCTGTACAAACTGAATTAAGTTTAAGTCTTTGCCTAATTCATTTAAATGCTCTCTACTCACAATTTTTGATCGCATTTTGGTCAAATATCCTTCATCGCCAAGAGGTGCTTTTTCGAATAAGTGTCCTGCAATAACAGCACTCAACATCGCATCTCCCAAAAACTCTAAGCGTTCATAGTTAATCGGGTTCCCATCTGCAGATAATTTGTTGATGGATCGATGTGTAAATGCTTTTTGGTAGTGCTCTATATTTTGAGGTGCAAATCCTATAATTTTCTGGATAGCTTCAAAAAAAATCCCGTCTTCGCTAGGACGACGGGATTTAGAAAATATTTTTTTGAAAATACTCATAGTAAAAATTACAATTCTAATTTTTTCATCAATACACAAGCATTGTGCCCACCAAATCCAAATGTGTTACTCATAACGACCTTCATGTCTCGTTTTTGAGCTTTATTAAACGTGAAGTTTAATTTTTGGTCAATACTTTCATCATCTGTAAAATGATTGATAGTTGGAGGTATAATTCCATGTTTCATAGAAAGGATCGTCGAAATTGTTTCTACAGCTCCTGCGGCACCCAAAAGGTGACCTGTCATAGATTTTGTAGAATTCAAGTTCATGGTATAAGCATGCTCTCCAAAAACTTGTAAAATTGCTTTTGATTCTGCAATATCTCCAAGAGGTGTTGATGTTCCGTGCATGTTTACACCGTCTACATCTTCAGGTTTTAAACCTGCGTCTCTCAAACAGTTTAGCATTACATTTCTAGCTCCAATCCCTTCAGGGTGTGGCGCCGTGATATGGTGCGCATCTGCAGACATTCCACCACCACCTACTTCGCAGTAAATAGTCGCTCCACGTGCAATAGCGTGTTCATATTCTTCAAGGATTAATGCTCCAGCTCCTTCTCCTAGTACAAATCCGTCTCTGTCCTTGTCCATAGGTCTTGAAGCAGTCGTAGGGTCGTCATTACGTGTTGATAACGCATGCATAGCGTTAAAACCTCCCATACCTGCAATAGTGACAGCTGCCTCAGATCCACCTGTTACCATGATATCTGCATGACCCAAACGAATGTAGTTGAAAGCATCTATAATTGCATTTGTAGAAGATGCACAAGCAGAAACAGTTCCAAAATTAGGACCTCTAAAGCCGTATTTAATCGAAATATGACCACAAGCAATATCACCAATCATTTTTGGGATAAAGAATGGGTTGAATTTTGGCGTTCCGTCTCCCGCAGCAAAATTCAATACTTCAATTTGAAAAGTTTCTAATCCACCAATTCCTGATCCCCAAATCACACCAGCACGATCTTTATCAATCGTATCCATGTCAAAGTTGGCATCTCTCATAGCTTCATCGGTCGATACAACAGCATATTGTGCGTAACGGTCCATTCTTCTAGCCTCTTTACGATCAATAAAATCTTCTACATTAAAGTTTTTTAACTCGCATGCAAATTTTGTTTTAAACTTCGAAGCATCAAAATAAGTAATAGGAGCAGCACCGCTAACCCCATTAATTAGTGAGTTCCAAAATTCTTCAACCGTGTTTCCTATAGGAGTAAGAGCACCTAAACCTGTAACAACAACTCGCCTTAATTCCATAACTGTATATTTTATTGTCTTAAAACAAATAAAACCCACCCTTTTTTACTGTAGTATTACAAAAAAGCAGTGGGTGATATTGTATATATCTTAATAGATTGAAAATCAATCTCTATTTACATAATTTTCAAATAATAAAACACCCGTATACATGTATATGCATACGGGTGTGAAATTTATTATTTTTTAGCTTCTTCGATATAAGAAATAGCTTGACCAACAGTAGCAATGTTCTCTGCTTGATCATCTGGAATTTGGATATCAAATTCTTTTTCGAATTCCATAATAAGCTCAACTGTGTCTAACGAATCAGCTCCTAAGTCATTAGTGAAGCTTGCTTCTGTTACAACTTCGTTTTCGTCAACGCCTAATTTGTCTACGATAATCGCTTTTACTCTTGATGCAATGTCTGACATAATCTTTAATTTTAGAATTTAATTTGACCGCAAAAATAAAAAACTTTATTTTAAAACAATCAATATGTTGATAAATGTGTGAACTAATTTATAAAATAAATTTAAACAAAGGACTATATAAGTTATTTATTTTCATTTTTTATTCCGTTTTTTGCGATATAAATAATGTGACTAATGATGAAAAAAATTGTGATTTTCGCCTCTGGTTCGGGGTCTAATGCTGAAAATATTATTAAATATTTCAATTCTAATGAAAAAGCCGAAGTTGTGGGGGTTTTTACAAATAACCCAAAAGCAGGTGTAATTGAACGTGTAAAAAAGTTGCATATTGATGCCCTTGTTTTTTCAAAAGAAGAGCTTTTTGAAGGTAAAATCTTAAGTTCACTCCGTGATTTACAACCAGATTTAATCGTTTTAGCGGGTTTTCTATTAAAATTCCCTGAATCAATCATAGCAGAATTCCCTAATAATGTCATTAATGTTCACCCTGCTTTGTTGCCAAAATTTGGAGGAAAGGGAATGTATGGAATGAATGTACACAGAGCTGTAGTCGAAAATAAAGAAACAGAGTCAGGTATTACAATTCATTATGTCAATGAAAACTATGATGAAGGAGCTATAATTTTCCAAAAGAGTTTTGCGATTAATTCAAGTGATACTGCCGAAGATGTAGCGGATAAGATTCATGACTTAGAATTCAATAATTTTCCAGTAGTAATTGGTCAAGTTTTAGGACTATAATAAAATCGTTTGGTATGAACTACGACGTACATATATACACAGACGGCGCTGCAAAAGGAAATCCTGGTAATGGAGGTTATGGCGTTGTGATGGAGAAGCCAGGTACACCCTATAAAAAAGAGTTTTTTGAAGGCTTCCGTCATACGACCAATAATCGAATGGAATTGCTAGCCGTAATAGTGGGGCTAGAAAAATTGAAAAGCCCTAATACTAAAGTACTGGTCGTTTCAGATTCAAAGTACGTTATTGATTCTGTAGTGAAAAAATGGGTCTTTGGATGGGAGAAAAAAGGATATACCGGGAAGAAAAACCCAGACTTGTGGAAACGGTTTTTATTAATTTATAGAAAACATCAAGTTGATTTCAAATGGGTAAAAGGACATAATAATCATCCTCAAAACGAAAGATGTGACCAATTAGCCGTTATGGCTTCACAAAGTCCTACGCTTTCTGTAGATGCTTTTTACGAAAAAGAAGAAGCAAAACTTTTATAGAAACTTTAAACTAATAATATTTTAAACTTATAAACTAAAGTTTATCTTTGCACCTTAATTCGAAATTTGCAAAATGAACAAATTATTGATTGTTGGTACAGTCGCTTTCGACGCCATCGAAACTCCTTTTGGTAAAACTGATAAAATATTAGGTGGAGCAGGGACTTATATAGGTCTTTCAGCTTCTTTTTTTAACCTT encodes the following:
- a CDS encoding phosphoribosylglycinamide formyltransferase; protein product: MKKIVIFASGSGSNAENIIKYFNSNEKAEVVGVFTNNPKAGVIERVKKLHIDALVFSKEELFEGKILSSLRDLQPDLIVLAGFLLKFPESIIAEFPNNVINVHPALLPKFGGKGMYGMNVHRAVVENKETESGITIHYVNENYDEGAIIFQKSFAINSSDTAEDVADKIHDLEFNNFPVVIGQVLGL
- a CDS encoding acyl carrier protein; amino-acid sequence: MSDIASRVKAIIVDKLGVDENEVVTEASFTNDLGADSLDTVELIMEFEKEFDIQIPDDQAENIATVGQAISYIEEAKK
- a CDS encoding IPExxxVDY family protein is translated as MAIHKLNIGEFDEIDYCLIAIRTSLENYRLAYFINQRLPINLSMCSEDVQIHSKSGDTYFCRFYYHDDENEVVWNLIQNVNEVIHENQHVSPDLFSEMTMEVATKVYLLPEFKKADYFLKIENLNDSLTVENIKQKLNTIEEIETAYAVDTNQIKSKNNLIF
- the rnc gene encoding ribonuclease III, with the protein product MSIFKKIFSKSRRPSEDGIFFEAIQKIIGFAPQNIEHYQKAFTHRSINKLSADGNPINYERLEFLGDAMLSAVIAGHLFEKAPLGDEGYLTKMRSKIVSREHLNELGKDLNLIQFVQSKVPVNHFGENIHGNIFESLVGAIYLDRGYEYCEKFIQKRVVEPYVDISRLEGKVISYKSLVIEWCQKEKRIFHYDIFEDNAIDGQRLFGVKLSIDDKVIAKARATSKKKAEEKASQRAYFAFQSQMDKK
- the rnhA gene encoding ribonuclease HI; this encodes MNYDVHIYTDGAAKGNPGNGGYGVVMEKPGTPYKKEFFEGFRHTTNNRMELLAVIVGLEKLKSPNTKVLVVSDSKYVIDSVVKKWVFGWEKKGYTGKKNPDLWKRFLLIYRKHQVDFKWVKGHNNHPQNERCDQLAVMASQSPTLSVDAFYEKEEAKLL
- the pyk gene encoding pyruvate kinase, coding for MSTNKKTKIVATLGPATSTREIIKDMIDAGVNVFRINFSHADYEGVKEKINIIRSLNEEFGYSTAILGDLQGPKLRVGIMEDGVVVNDGDLITFTTAEEVIGTAERVFMKYKNFPNDVNQGERILLDDGKLIFEIVSTDKKTEVVARVIQGGELKSKKGVNLPNTKISLPALTEKDIADAIFAIGQKVDWIALSFVKTPQDLKDLQDLIAEHSDVKIPIIAKIEMPEALENMDKIVAYCDALMVARGDLGVELPAHEVPLVQKDLIRRAKMARIPVIVATQMMETMITSLTPTRAEVNDVANSVMDGADAVMLSGETAAGNYPVQVIQKMTQILEAVENSPLIQVPQNTPQIRTKRFITKTICRQAALIANTIGAKAICTMTNSGYTAFQVSAWRPNAHILVFTPNRRILTQLSLLWGVRTFYYDQDNSTDDTVTDVNNIVKASGLVEQGDFLINLAAMPIKEKGMVNTLRVSEIE
- the fabF gene encoding beta-ketoacyl-ACP synthase II, which translates into the protein MELRRVVVTGLGALTPIGNTVEEFWNSLINGVSGAAPITYFDASKFKTKFACELKNFNVEDFIDRKEARRMDRYAQYAVVSTDEAMRDANFDMDTIDKDRAGVIWGSGIGGLETFQIEVLNFAAGDGTPKFNPFFIPKMIGDIACGHISIKYGFRGPNFGTVSACASSTNAIIDAFNYIRLGHADIMVTGGSEAAVTIAGMGGFNAMHALSTRNDDPTTASRPMDKDRDGFVLGEGAGALILEEYEHAIARGATIYCEVGGGGMSADAHHITAPHPEGIGARNVMLNCLRDAGLKPEDVDGVNMHGTSTPLGDIAESKAILQVFGEHAYTMNLNSTKSMTGHLLGAAGAVETISTILSMKHGIIPPTINHFTDDESIDQKLNFTFNKAQKRDMKVVMSNTFGFGGHNACVLMKKLEL